Within Xiphias gladius isolate SHS-SW01 ecotype Sanya breed wild chromosome 14, ASM1685928v1, whole genome shotgun sequence, the genomic segment acagctGGCCTAGTGCTCTGAATGGGAAGTGTTACTTGTAATTTTCTTCataaattctttgttttataattttataatagatattttttttataaacagtataaacaCTGGGTCAGAGGGCTCCTGAATGCACCCCTCCCAACAGCGGCAGAAACCGGAAGGAGTATAGCGGCAGTTCCGGTTGCAAATGTGTAAAGATGTCGGCGTCCGTATTTAATTTTGTCGAAGCTAAAGACAAATTTACGGTGAGAAATCGCTGAATTGTCTTCCcttgttaaaatgtgtgttataATACAGCTTATGCCGTGATTTAAATCATAGCTAGACGGCAGCTTTGTTACTGCAACTTACTGCTTGTTCTCGTGTTATCATAGCATGTAGCAGATGCTAGCTAAGCTAAATATAAACGCTCTAAAACGATGCATTATCCCTCTTAAAcgttttctccttctctctcacacaactATAGGCTTCTGCTAGATTTGCCCTATCTAGTAAAACCAGCAAACCTTTGATAAATGCTTTCAACCAGATCAACGGCAAGTAAGTAATGTTTATTTAGCCTCTGCAGTTGCAGGCGATGAATACACCTCATTAACCTCATTAACCAGGTTAGTAACTTATCTATGCACGAGTAGCAAtcacttgtttttcttctatgtCACAGTGAGACGGAAAAGAAAACCACTCTTGACCAGGCTCTGAGAGGTTCTCTTGGTGATCAGATTGTAAGCAAATTAGTGGCTGTGTATTTCAGTCCAGCTCAGTAAACCTCTATGAATTAACCTGACTGCTGTAGGAACATGGAAAGCCTGAaatgagtgttttgttttttttttgcctgtagaTTGAGCAGAAGGCGAGCTGTGATGACTACCTGTCCCTCATCTACCTGAGTATTGACGCCGTTAAAGAGGGTATGTTCCTCAACCAGTTGACTTAAAAGTGTCAACTGGTGGGGTCACCTAACCCACAGGAACCCTACATGCCAAAGCTAATGTTGTTGTCATGACAGGACACAGTGTTCTGATAacaaacaaattgaaatttttttttattattgagtGTTTTGTAAAGTGTTTATTTCTAAGCAAATTGACCTGAACTGCTAGTGTGGAAGTGTCTTACGTCTTGGGAGCAAAGTCTCTTACTGCACCCAAAGCTTAAGGTTTGTGCTGACCAAGCTTTTGCCCTCctgttttcctccctccatGCAGGTATCTGCTCTGCTACAACACCTTTCCTGCTGCTGGGAGATGTATTGGACTGCCTTCCTCTTGACCaatgtgataaaatattctCTTTTGTCGAGGAGAATGTCTCCACCTGGAAGTCGGTACATAAGCTACATCCTCTCAGTAAAGTCAGTTGAAGTATTTGTCCAACCTAATCGATGTCATTGATCGCTAtgttctctcccttttcctaGAACTCCTTTTACACTGCCGGGAAGAACTACTTGTTGAGGATGTGTAATGGTAAAAATCATATATCACGCCCGTTGATGAACAAGACttttatgtttaaaagaaaataactgctTGTAACACACCTCTCCACCTGTGTAGATCTTTTGAGGAGGCTGTCCAAATCTCAGAATACAGTATTCTGTGGGCGAATCCAGCTTTTCCTGGCACGCCTCTTCCCTCTGTCGGAGAAATCAGGTATGAACAGTAATATCTGTATGTTGTCTTTGAGTAAATAAGACAGCATCAGCCCATCAGACCCTCAGAGATGCAGTTTACAATAAATagtctgttaaataaatgtttctgtttgtgttttttttccaggtctCAATCTACAGAGCCAGTTTAATCTCGACAATATAAcagttttcaataaaaatgaacaagaaaGCACTCTGGGCCAGAAGGTAAAGTGTCGACACCTGATAATGATTGCGGGCATTTTGaatttaatctaaaaatgtcggtttaatcttattttattgttcCGTGTTAATAGCacacagaagaaaaggaagatggtatggaggtggaggaaggagaaatGGGAGAGGATGAGGCTCCTGCACCATGGTAAGTTTAAGTCTTTCTCTAAAATACACCATAAAGTGTCTCCAtgtgtcatgtcatgttttgtttttttttttttttttaattattattcttatttaaATGGTAATCTGGTTTGTCCCTGTTTATTAAAACTGaatcaaattttacttttagttcCATTCCGATCGACTACAACTTGTACAGGAAGTTCTGGACACTGCAGGACTACTTCAGAAACCCTGTGCAGTGCTACGATAAATTCTCTTGGATGACGTTCCTAAAGGTAATACACCTGACCACAAAagcagagagatttttttttctcccttgctCTCCATTTGTCAGATCATAAGAAACACTAAAgcagatgttaaaaaaataacaactcaCTGCCAATGTGGACTCCTGTTTGTCCTGCTCAGTACTCCGATGAGACCTTGATAGTATTCAAGAGCTACAAGTTGGATGACATGCAGGCTTCTAAGAGGAAACTGGAGGAGCTGAGAGCATCTGGAGGAGAACATGTCTACTTTGCCAAGTTCCTCACAAGTGAGAAGGTGAGAAGACTATTTTTACCCTGGGAATCATTTGCAGTTTGTGTCAATTTATTCAGCTGTGAGACTGCTCAAGGGCTGGATGACATTTGAATCCACTTGGTAAACAATGAGCTGGTGTACTAATCTCATTTTTCAATACAGCCTActgcttcattttttatttaagttgtATGCAAATTAATAGTGACTTTGTGAATCCCCCAGTATAATATCAATAACACAATagtcattaaataaaacagttttgcataccaaaaaaaacataaatcctCCTGCCGTGGAGATGACTACACAGTATCTGTTCTTTTCGCACTGTGTTGAGATCACTATCttcttttaatgtatttaaattaattatactATTGTGTTGGTATTGAATATGTTCACTTGTATTTGCTAGTGAAAAACGAAAATCTCCCACAAGCATAggtttgacattattttttattttctcttctcagcTGATGGATTTGCAGCTCAGTGACAGCAATTTCAGGCGGCACATCCTACTTCAGTACCTCATTCTCTTCCAGTACTTGAAGGGTCAGGTCAAGTTCAAAAGGTGAAGCATTCCTCTGACCTCGTGGGACATTAAACAAACTTTCATTtgtatgggaaaaaaaaaaaaaaaaaacattcaccagTTGTTGCAGGTTCATATCTTGTATGTCTTTGTGCTTTTGCAGCTCCAACTGTGTTCTGAATGATGACCAGACTACGTGGATAGAGGAGACAACTGAACTTGTTTATCAGGTCAGGCCCTAAATCTCATTGACATAATCATACATGCTAGTAGCTACTTTAGATAAATGTGCCTCACTGTCTTCCCATTACCTTACCCTTTTCTATGTTAAGATTTATCTGCATCATTCTAGACTAACAGTAGGTACTTAGAAAGGGTCAGCACACTGAAATCAGGAAAGTCATTTTTCCACTTACCACCCGCGTTATCTAGCCATGTTATCTGCCATTTAGACCGTTCCTCTTTGGTGGTACAATgtccagagagagaaaagcaaaccTTTTATTAATCCGTGACTGTTCTGTCGTAGCTGCTGAGAGAGATCCCTCCTGATGGAGACAAGTTTGCCACCATGGTTGAGGTAAGCCATATTCTGGGCTACTACTGATATTAAATGAGGCTAGTCTGTAAACACTCACATTCAGTAAGGTTTGTTATTGGGAGTTCTCCGTCCACAAGTGACACTGGAAATGTATCTCATTTTTGACAGCATATCCTCAACACAGAGGAGAACTGGAATTCCTGGAAAAATGAGGGGTGCCCTAGCTTTGTCAAAGAAAGGTACAGCAACCTAAAGTTAAAACTTAGTTACAAGAGAGGagatcattattttcattttttatttatttattttattttcgaTTGATACATtgagttgtcttttttttacaacaaatgaaTGTGGTGTGTGAGCCCAAAGCTCACACACCACAttcatttgttgtgtgtgaGCTTTGGGCTATCATGCCAAATGACATTTGGCCCCACTTGTTTCCTATTTAACAGGACAGTAGATGACAAACCCAAAAGACCCAGCAGGAAAAGACAAGCACCAGAAGACTTCCTTGGAAAAGGGCCAGACCGCAAGATCTTCATGGGAAAGTATGTGATCTAATACAGGGCTGAGTAGTGCAGAGGGGACAGAGGTggtgatattaaaaaaaacaaaaaacaacaagtcTCAGGTTTACTTCTATAATTAGGgctcttctgtgttttgttaGTGATGAGTTGACTCGACTGTGGAACCTGAACCAGGACAACATGGAAGCCTGCAAGTCAGACAGCAGGTCAGTGGTTCGGAGGACAAAGTAGCAGTTCCCATCTACAATCACATTCaccattttgtaaatatttgaatttttttttttgttttgtttttcttccagagaGTTCATGCCATCACTGGATGAATTTTTTGCAGAAGCCATTGAACAGGCCGACCCTGCTAACATGGTGGAGGACGAGTACAAGTAAGTTTCTACTGTCACATGTGCTGTTAGAGCTTTTGAAAGTCAATTTGCAAGAACAAAATGCTGTAAAAGTCCAGCACGTTAGGGACTTAATTCCAAGTGTCCTGTCGGTATCTGTTTGCATTACTCTTCTGCTGCTTCCTGTAAATCTATGTAGGGTAGTACGGAACCCAAACTACGGCTGGCGTGCTCTGAGGCTGCTGTCCAGGAGAAGTCCACACTTCTTTCAGCCAACTAACCAGAAGTTCAAGAGCCTGGCAGACTACCTAGACAGCATGGTCAGCAAACTGGCCAAAGAACTGCCGGtgaggattttaaaaaacagtattcATCATCCTAAAAAAAGACTGTATGCTGCCCATGTTAATTGTTGACTAACACTaatatcctgattttttttttttttgtttgtttgttccctACATGCAGAAGGATATCCCTTCTGAAGAGATCAAGACAGGAGAAGAGGATGACGACGACAATGGAGACAATCTTCTCAAAGACAGCAATGACAGTGAGTTTAAATTGTCAATAATTGAACACAAATGAGTGTTGAATGAGTGACCCTGTCTTTCAGGGTCGCATCAATTGTTAAGACCAAAGTCATTTTTACATCCTAACATGCGTCTACAGTTAAATTTCTGAGTTAGCTTCAACCCAGCTTGATCTGTGTCGTTTTAGATCCTAGTTATGATAACTAAATTACCTCATCCACCACGTGTCCACTCATTTCCATCCTTTTTATAGATCTCGTCTATTTTTATCCTCCCTATTGTGTCTGTCTTCCAGGTCCAAGCATACAGAGCAAGTTGGTGACAAACCAGCAGATGGATGACATAGCAGCCAAACTAGGCTCTCAGTGGAAGATGCTGGCTTCTCCTTTGGAGATGAAGGCGGCAGAGTTGCGGGAGATCGAAACAGACAGCGAAGATGTTGACATGCAGGCCAAACTGCTGCTTGTAGCCTGGCAAGACAGAGAGGGAACACAAGCTACTGTGGAGAACCTGATCACAGCTCTTAATGCTGCAGGATTCTCCCAGATTGCAGACAGCCTCAGTGAGGCTTAAAGATCATTGATCATTTGTTACTTAAATCAATACCTATTACATTGTTGCAGCATTgatttttcttacaaaaaaaaacaattggatACTGAAATTTTTGTATGTAGTTTAAGTTGAaaaccctgtttgttttttttccactgtagaaaatccaataaatgttttttttttttccaaataaaacatttattagaCCATTCATTATCACATTCTTACATAGAAGAATCTCACATTTTGGtataacagtttattttcacCACCTATGAAAAGCAGTCAATAACTTATTACAGAGTGTTGATGGTTAGGGCTTACACATTGTGGCAGGGTGAGCTGGAAACCTGCACGGAGAAACAAAGTGAAGCATAGCATTTAAACGGGATAGATGTCAAAGTCTGTAATTGGTGTCGGCAAGAACAATGTTCAAGGCTTGTCGAGTTAACCATCGTGGCTGAAtcttaaatctttatttaactGCGCACAGTTCACCACAGGGGCAACCTGTTCTGAACCAGTTCCCCACACACTTCCCCCAAAAGAGCATTAGTGAAGTTTTGGCAGACATAAGCTCATCTGTCAACACATCCAAGAACAATTCCAGGAGATGATGCGAGCCAAGCACTTAAGACAAGACCTTAGATTGAACCCAAATTTCCCAGAGGGCCAACAGGTGAACAAGGGCACAGCCTTTACAGTGTCAAGTGAAAATCTCCATAATACATCTGAGAAGATACAAGCCAGAATGTCAAGAACAACAGCTTGGCTAGGCATTGTCGTACAGGTTGATTAAATGACTAagaatattttgcttttatgaTATGAGCACCTTATCAAaggctttaaaaaatatacaatgtgtataaaacatttaatgaaactGCAAAGCTAGACTTTAAAACCTCTTTCAAGGATCCAGTCCAGAGATTACCTCTCCTCAATCTCCAATTTCAAAGCCCACTATTGTTGAATATTTAACACCATTTGACAGAATTTGTTTTACAAGCATCCGTGTtgattacaaaaaacaaaacgaaaaaaaaattaaggtcATGAAATCTTTAAAGACACCAGTTTTATTGCACATCTATGCAGACAGTGCTTGGAAATGGcaatttgtatgtgtgttggatgttgtctttgtcttctAGGAAATCTTCCACAACTACTGTTCCTTTTCAAGTATTTCCAGCCGCCGGGGGCCATACAGTAGAACATATGCTATATGCCAGTCTCCGCCACCAGACAGTCGCAGGATATCCTCTGGAGACACCAGACTCACCTTGTCATCATCAAACTTGACCCACTCATCTATCAGAGCGAGAGAccaaaggaaaaacaggaaaccaTAAGTTCCTGAACAATTGTGTACACTTAGGATTTGTGAATGGCACAAACATGCGGAAGGTGCTGCAGTACGAAACACCCGCGGTTACCTTCTTTCCTTTTGACCCATCCCACATAGTGACCTGATGAGCTAGAGCGGCCTTGGTGTGTCAACACAGCCTGCAGGTCGTAGTAGCCGCTGTTGTTGGAACCAAcgtctgcagaaaaaaaagcagcagtgtaTTACAATTCAGCTTTGGCTCATAACTGACGGAAACTGGTGAgccttaaaaaggaaaatccaaCCTCAAATGCTACTGCACTTCTAGATACCCAAAAATAGTACTTGGTGTTGTGGGACTGAGTTTTGTGACCGCTATATTGCagggacttaaaaaaaaaaaaaaaaaaaatctgacatttaattATGAATTTGTAAAGTTCAGGTTCAACAAGAAATAGTTTTAGCAGTAAGAGAAAATTGCCATCTGCCTTTTGTAAATAGGGTTATagctaaatattaaatattggtggaaaaatttaaaacctAAATTAAAGTCTTTTCTGCTTCTGGAGAAGTGACACTAAATCCTGATGCTAATGATTCAGACAAGTGAACACGCTAAAATTGAGCTAAAATTGAGCTCATACACAGTCTATTTATATAAATGTCCATATTTATTAAAGGATGTTTACTGTTCTATGCTTGAATGAAGGCATGTTTCTCCTCTTATGTGGTGACATGTTCTAAACTTCTAGGAACAAacattgacaaaaacatttttagcagCATGCAAGTGTCTTGGGGAGGAATCTCCCTTTAAAAAGGGTGCAGTGGGTGTCAGTGTCATGTCTCCACATACCCTCAGGAAATGAGAAAGGCTCATATTTCACTTCTTTTGCTCCATCTGGCTTCTTCAAcaactgttacaaaaaaaaaaaaaaaaaactgagaaactgtACAGAAATGACACTATGTTCAAGTAGGAACTTTTCTGCTACTAAATTAGACACCAAAATAAGACGTATACCTATATCGGCCTTaccttttgctgctgtttctctaGCTTCTTGTCCTCAACTTCCttaaactttgacctgatgggCAGCATTTTCTCTTGGACCTCCGCAGTGCACAGCTCATACACATCCAGCATGAGTGGGAACTTGAcatccttgaaaaaaaaaaaaaaaaaacaatgcagtaTTGTTTCAGCGTTAAACTGCCAATTAAAGTGACCTCTTACAAGAGCTTTTAGTGACTCAAGGCAAACCTTAAGGACTTTTGCATTGACAGACTCCTTCTCTTTGTAGTAAAATCGGACCATTTGAACAGTCAAGTAGGCAGGGAGGCGGCTGAGTTTTGACTGGTGGTAGaggaggtaaaaaaagaaaagaaaaatacagaatttaaataaatttcaaaCTCCAGTTTTCAAGCACAGCAGTAAATGAGATCGCATCTTTCAAATGTTCAAGGGAAAttacaaggaaagaaaaacttaCAGATTTTATATACAGGGCATTTCTCTCCAAGGATGGAGacatttttgtgatttcttCCTGCAGTCTCTGCCGAGATAAAATAGGCAGAAACATGATTAGATCCTCATTACAATCATATGCCAGTTTGTCATATGTATGTTGTGTTCATTTCTTTCACATTGACTTGACCTGGACAAACATACAACATCCAAGTATAGTTTTAATATCAAAGATACCCATGGTGCATGACTGGTTTTAAAGTTGATACTTCACTCATGAAGGAATCTCACACAATCCACTGTTTGCACACCCCAAAGAAAGTACTCAGTTTTTTTCAGAAAGTTATTTTCTGATACCTACCAGCCTTAGTCCTGTTGCAAGGTATTTGACCTCTTGGTTGATGAAGCAACTGAGCTGGAGCTGGTTTTCCTTGCCCTTGATTGGCTCCTCTTCCTCAGACTCTGTGCATTTCATGCTGAACAAGAGAGTTAAGAAAAAGCCTGGCAGAGTGATGCCTCACTGCTCCGAGACCTTCACTGGATATTACTTTGTTTCAACACAACTATGATACTAAAGCTTGCTCTTTGTGATTCAGACATATAGGGTCAAACAACACTAAACCGAgaaataaaatgcttaaaaaaaaataaagaaggagGCACACTGCAAGGATACGAGGTTTCAAATTCTACGCCAAAATACTGGTCGATGAAGTTCTTCTTCATAGAGGCAGAAGCAGCTCCGCTCTCAGAGTCAGTCTAAAGATTGAGAGAAGATCTTACATTATTTGTCATCAAATTATGAATTATGCAGACATCCTGTCAtatcttttcattatcaaaaacaacccaaggttaaaaaaaaataattaataaaaaaataatacttaagAGGACTAACCTCCATGGGAGTCTCTGGCTCTAGTGGCTCCAATTTTTGCTGAAGCACTCTCATCATCTGCAGCCAGCACTCGTTCGCAtcctgaaagaaagaaagaaagaaagaaacaaacaaacaaacaaacaaacaaagaaaaaagcaaaacaatgccAAGAAGTGAGACCACGTGCTTTGTGCTCTTTTAAGAACATAGGTAGAAGACGTATGGCATGGCTATATCAATTTCAGTGATAGTAAGGAGTGAAGAACTGCGGTGAAGAGTTTCTCACCTGCTGGAGGTATTGTCCCTGGTCCCCCTTCTCAGCAAACTGTGGAAAGGCCATATGAAGGAACTGCAGCAAAATAATGGGTGGGAGGCTGGACGAGGTCTTGTCCATGGTCTCATATAAGTCACGAAGGGCTGAGGACgcaaatattacattacattaattaattaattagataTGTATTAGTAAACTGAAGACATTAATATATACCTGTGATTTCACAAGGTTAAGAATTCACTATGCCTCATACCTGCTGTGATATATTGCGATGGTGCATTTGCCCCTGAAGATCGCAGAGCACCTGAATACCTGTAGAGGGAGACAGATGATTTTAGCAGAAGCAaacttacaaaaacaaaaaatagggaaagggaaaaaaaggcttaGGCATTTAACAATTTAGGACCACTTAAACACAACATCTCAAACTTCTGAATATATTGCTGAGAcccaaaaatagcaaaaaaccCCACCTTCTGAGGGCAGTTTTGAGCTCTGGCACAGAGCGCAAACACTGCACTGTGGCGTTCATGTAACAGGTGTTGCCCAAGTTTGTCAGCCCACAAGGCAGCTCCATCTGAAACGAACAGAGTTGGATAAGTTCCTCTACAGTTACCACGgtaaaatacagacagaaaaaaatatattacaaaatagaaacacaaatgttttctttcttctactTTGTTATTAGCCAAGCTTTGTTATGAACAGCCTGTATTTGTCTTTCCTGAGGGCTGACAATACAGGTGGACCAACATGTCACTTGGTTTGTATAAAGAGCTGACCATGTCCTTCAAGTGTTCAATACTGGCGAGTCTTGTCATCCTCTGTCAGTGTGATAGAGGCCCCTCCCATCAGCAGAATTATGATTTTTcctttctaaatttttttttaaatcaagtaaAAAGTTCAATTAGGTCTTTGAAAATTCATCTTTAATTAACAGGCTTATTTCCAGTATCCCAGAGTTTCCATTAGTGCTGAGCAGCTGCAGTGAGTCATTCTGCTGTGAGGACTTgctaacacacaaaataattacatttggGTTTCAATGAAGAGCTCTAGATGCTGGCATCATCACAGGCAATCAAATCACAAACTTGCACTCCATTTAAAACATGACGCTGCAAAGAGGAACTGATCACTTCCTAACTGAGATGAGACTGCAGACCAAAAAGCAGCACAGTATCAGTTTGTAATTCATACTACACTTTCTTagtttcttcagtaaaaatattctgtaaataAATGGCATAAACGTATGACAACAATACACCTTGCTCGTAATGACTCAATTTCTCACTGAACCTCACGAAAACTGAAATGATGGAACATGtcgttttcagcagcagatgcagtgaaggacatatactgtatatttagtttattatgTACTCTACTCGGTACACATCACATTGAGGAAAGCACATTTCAAGCGGCCACGTCAGCATGGAAAGCAACAATCACGTATTTGTTTTAGGCGTACTGGTAATTTTGAGGCTTACTCACCGCTGAGGCCAGCTGCTCCTCGGTCATGTCTTCTACAAACATAGGCCGGACAGCAGGCTCCTCAGGCAGGGCATCTGCTGAGCCCATCATCAGCAGGGTCATTCCCtaagaaaagaatagaaatgCACTCGAATTTACTAATTTGTGTGTTAAAATGCTCTGCAGACTAAAAACTGCTTGTTGTTGAATATGCTTCCTAACTAGGTTTAAATActcacatttttcagtttaatgtttCCCCACTCATCATCCTAGAATGGACACAAGACATAGATTagcaacaaatcccatgaaaagaccaaaaccaagaaTATGTTAGTACATCTTTCACTACTCCTGACTTCCGTAGCCAGTCTTTAGCACTCACCCCCATGTCCATTCATTCATACTGAACAGgtacaccccccccccgccccaaTGGTCACAaatatagtttcttttttttttttttttccaaaaatgctcAGTaaattcctaaaacagctgagcactgtagtttaaaaaaaaaaaaaaaaaaaacactagaaaaaagcgtaaataaatgcatttgtctGGGACAATTTTCTGATGtgaattaatacacatttgatgcTATAATGAATATTTGACAGCAGGATGTCATGTGTGGGATAAACTCAAATTAAACTACAGTGCCCTTGTTTAGCATAATAAGATAAAGGAACATGTTAGTGCATTCAATGGTGTGgctcattaatgtgttttaatagtttttctaCAACAGTGGAAGTCAATAATGCTAGCTTTATATAATAATGCAAGCTTTCCTTTTTAGTAGGATCAGTTAATTATTATGAtcattattggttttggtcttttcatgggattcgTTGACAGCAAGAAAATATACGGAATGATGTCTTATCCTATAATAAACGAAAACCTGTAGCTCAGTTTTGACTGTTGTTTACATGAGTACCTTCAGAGTGCCTCCCTTCACCATgaccttctgtctgtctggctgaaCTCCTGTCAGGGCAAAGAGCTGAGCCTTGAAAACCATGGGTGGCTCCTCAGTGTTAAGCTCTACTGCATCAAACTTCTCTTTGCCCCATTTCACATTTACTGAAAAGGAAACAGTGGACATACACACCCATACGTTAGCCTCCCAGAATAAGTGTTGGGAACACGCCATAACTTTGTAGAAATGCTGACATGTATGACACAGCATCTTGTTGGTAGAAGTTAAGTGTTTCAAGAAATCGTGCAGCTAACGGACTGTCCAACTCACTGTCGGGCTAAAACAAATGGTCGAAAAGGCTAACGACTATACAGTTGTTTAGCTGCCAATTTAATGCCATAAAGCCATTTTAGAAACCTATATAAGATGACTGTCTTTTTAAAACGGCAAGCTAGTGTGATTTGAGCGTGGCTGATCTCCAGCAAACCCCgactgcagtaaaaaaaaaagcgtatAAACTGTACACTCATCATTTGGCTAGCCTTGTTAGCATTGCTACCTGAGCTAGTAAAGGCGTGATTCAGTCTTTTTCATACTAGTTCAAAATTAGACATGTGAATGGcttaaaatgacaagaaaagaaatcaagtAGCTGCGCTGCGCAAAGAAACAATGGCTTGAAACGTCTACTTTAACTACCTTAGCTACTTATCTGTTGCATGAATAGCCTGGCTAGCTGACAGTTAGCTAGTTGTTTTCTGGTTTGTGTCAGATGGCAGTTAGCGTAGCCGGCTTCACCTAGCGCATCGTCTAAACACCGCGAACAAAGAGCAACACAGGTAGAGCAGAGTAACAATTTTATATGTTCCCTTATGTCAAAATatagttttccttttaaaaaaataactccaATAGTGGCCTTATAAGGCTGACAGTATGTTTGCTacagttagcatgctaactgcATATCATGCTAAAGcgagctaagctaacaagctaatgTAATTTACGCTGCTGCACTAAAACACGTGTAAGGATTCgtgtttttattctctttttccatGGCAATTGATGTGCTGTGTTAAAATGATATCATACCTGTAAACACCGGCATATTTGGCAAGCTTTCACTTCCtcaactctttattttttcctgtttcactCCACCGGGGCGCGAATGAAGAGTTGGCTAGTTCTCAGTCTGAACTTCATTCAAACAGAATGACGCTGCAACAACACGCTGGGAACTTATCGATGCGCTCTGACTTCTGCCAGCCACCCTGCTGCATGCAACGCACCCAGACTAAACACACCCAGATTATTTATGGGCTTATCATTTTGAGACAcattaattacagtatgtatgcaaaTTAGGGTTATTGTTACTGAGGCTTGGTCAGTCTGAACAGGTGATCGTCTTGAAAAGAAATTATTGTATCTGAAGTGAAAACTAGTATACAATGAATGATAAAGATATGTTTATTGACATATCCATCAGTGCGGACTCCAATGCAATTAACCATGCAAATTATCCAAGACAAGAGTAGATCATAGttccagtgctttttttttttttaaaccaaacaaaaagttacaaatgaaaagattgCGGAGGTATTCCATAATCCTTATGTCTCTCTTATTATATAcactgttgggggggggggggggtctgcatTAATGGGAC encodes:
- the usp14 gene encoding ubiquitin carboxyl-terminal hydrolase 14, which gives rise to MPVFTVNVKWGKEKFDAVELNTEEPPMVFKAQLFALTGVQPDRQKVMVKGGTLKDDEWGNIKLKNGMTLLMMGSADALPEEPAVRPMFVEDMTEEQLASAMELPCGLTNLGNTCYMNATVQCLRSVPELKTALRRYSGALRSSGANAPSQYITAALRDLYETMDKTSSSLPPIILLQFLHMAFPQFAEKGDQGQYLQQDANECWLQMMRVLQQKLEPLEPETPMETDSESGAASASMKKNFIDQYFGVEFETSMKCTESEEEEPIKGKENQLQLSCFINQEVKYLATGLRLRLQEEITKMSPSLERNALYIKSSKLSRLPAYLTVQMVRFYYKEKESVNAKVLKDVKFPLMLDVYELCTAEVQEKMLPIRSKFKEVEDKKLEKQQQKLLKKPDGAKEVKYEPFSFPEDVGSNNSGYYDLQAVLTHQGRSSSSGHYVGWVKRKEDEWVKFDDDKVSLVSPEDILRLSGGGDWHIAYVLLYGPRRLEILEKEQ
- the thoc1 gene encoding THO complex subunit 1; the encoded protein is MSASVFNFVEAKDKFTASARFALSSKTSKPLINAFNQINGNETEKKTTLDQALRGSLGDQIIEQKASCDDYLSLIYLSIDAVKEGICSATTPFLLLGDVLDCLPLDQCDKIFSFVEENVSTWKSNSFYTAGKNYLLRMCNDLLRRLSKSQNTVFCGRIQLFLARLFPLSEKSGLNLQSQFNLDNITVFNKNEQESTLGQKHTEEKEDGMEVEEGEMGEDEAPAPCSIPIDYNLYRKFWTLQDYFRNPVQCYDKFSWMTFLKYSDETLIVFKSYKLDDMQASKRKLEELRASGGEHVYFAKFLTSEKLMDLQLSDSNFRRHILLQYLILFQYLKGQVKFKSSNCVLNDDQTTWIEETTELVYQLLREIPPDGDKFATMVEHILNTEENWNSWKNEGCPSFVKERTVDDKPKRPSRKRQAPEDFLGKGPDRKIFMGNDELTRLWNLNQDNMEACKSDSREFMPSLDEFFAEAIEQADPANMVEDEYKVVRNPNYGWRALRLLSRRSPHFFQPTNQKFKSLADYLDSMVSKLAKELPKDIPSEEIKTGEEDDDDNGDNLLKDSNDSPSIQSKLVTNQQMDDIAAKLGSQWKMLASPLEMKAAELREIETDSEDVDMQAKLLLVAWQDREGTQATVENLITALNAAGFSQIADSLSEA